The window GCCAGAGGCGCTGGGGCAGCGAGAACTGGCGTTGCAGCACCAGGCCGGGCAGGGGTGTCAGCGGGATTTCGTATTCGTCGCGGATCGGCGGGGTCTGGGCCATGGCGGGATTCAGTAGGAAAAACGGACATCGCTGAAATTGAGGGTCGGCGCCGCTGCGCTGGCCGCATCGGACGGGCCGCCTTCATCGAAGAGCAGGCGGTGGATGCGCTGCGCGGTCTGCTGGAAACCCACACCCCCCAGGCTGGAGAGGTCGTACTGGTGGCTGTTGATCTCGGCGCGCACGCGACCTGGATGCGGGGAGAGCAGCAGGATGCGGTTGCCCACCACCAGCGCCTCTTCGATGGAGTGCGTCACGAACAGCAGGGTGAAGCGCACCTCGTCCCACAGCGCCAGCAATTCTTCCTGCATCTTGCGGCGGGTCAGCGCATCGAGGGCGGCGAAGGGCTCGTCCATCAGCAGCATCTTGGGTTGCATGGCCAGGGCGCGGGCAATGGCCACGCGCGCCTTCATGCCGCCGGACAGCGTATGCGGATAGGCATCGGCAAAGCGCGCCAGGCCGACCTTGTCCAGGTAGTGGCGGGCGCGCTCGGCGGCGTCACGCTTGCCCAGCGTGCGTGAGGCCAGCAGCGGGAACATCACGTTCTGCAGCACCGTCTTCCAGGGCGGCAGCTGGTCGAATTCCTGGAACACCACGATGCGGTCCGGCCCCGGCTGATGCAGCACCTGGCCGTCGAGCCGGATCTCGCCCGCAGCGGGCGGCAAGAAGCCGGCCACGGACTTCAGCAGGCTGGACTTGCCACAGCCCGAGGGACCCAGCAGCACGAAGCGGTCGGCCGGGTAGACGTCGAAGCTCACTTCGTGGGTGGCCTGGACGACCGCCGTGGCGCTGCGGTATTGCAGGCTCACGCGATCTACCTGCAGCAGCGGCGCTGGCAGGTCCTGCGCGGCCAGGCTGGTGATTTCATGGGTGCTGACATGCATGGCGGGTCTGCTTCCGAAGGTGAGGGACGGGCGTCTCAGCTGCCGCCCTGGACATGGGGATCGTCGAAGAAGTAGTCCTTCACCGAGGCCGGCTTGTTCTTGATGGCGCCCACGCGATGCATGAACTCGGCCAGGCCATAGGTGTTCTGCGGGGCGATCTTGAATTGCACTTCCGGGTTCTTGATGATCTGCAGCAGCAGCTTGCGGTCGGTGTTGCCCTTGTTGACCTTGAGGTAGATGTCGGCAGCCTTGTCCGGGTTGGCGCGGATGAAGCTGGCGGTTTCCTCCAGCGCATCCAGGAAAGCGCGGTAGGTCTTGGGATTGTCCTTGCGGAATTTCTCGGTGGCGTAGAGCACGGTGGCCGAGGACGGGCCGCCCAGCACGTCATAGGACTTCAGCACGATGTGCGCATTAGGATTGCCCGCCAGTTCCTGCTCCTGGAAGGGAGGATTGCCGAAGTGGCCGGTGATCTCGGTGCCGCCGCTGATGATGGCCGCGGTCGCATCCGGATGCGGTACGGCGATGCTGATCTTGTCCAGGCGGTTGTACTGGGCGTCGCCCCACAGCTTGGCCGAGGCCAGCTGCAACACGCGCGACTGCACCGACACCCCCACGGCGGGCAGGGCGATGCGGTCCTTGTCGCTGAAGTCGGCGATGGTCTTGACCTTGGGATTGTTGCTCACCAGGTAGTAGGGGAAGTTGCCCAGCGAGGCCGCGCCGCGCACGTTCTGCCGGCCATAGGTGCGGTCCCAGATGGTCAGCAGCGGCCCCACGCCGGCCCCGGCGATGTCGACCGAGCCCGACAGCAGGGCGTCGTTGATGGCCGAGCCGCCGGAGAGCTTGAGCCACTCCACCTTGATGTCCACGCCAGCGGCCTTGCCGTGCTTTTCGATCAGCTGCTGGTCCTGCGCCACGTTCAACAGCAGATAGACGATGCCGAACTGTTCGGCAATGCGCAGTTGCCCTTCGGCGCGCGCCATCAGCGGTGCGCCCAGCAGCGACAGGGCCAGGGTGGCGGTGAGCAGACGCCGCAGGCGTTCCTTGAAAGAGGGGAAGAGGGTCATGATGTCCTGTAGGGTAGGGCCGGCCGGGAATGGCTTAGAACCAGCTTGCGTGGTAACTGCAGTTCTTTATTCGTTCGGAGTATATAAAGGGCAGGGCGGAAAGAAAAACTCGATTACCGCATAACCATATGCGCCCGCCGTATAGCCGTGAAATCCAGTCTGGGTAAGGGTTTGCGGGGGAAATCGCGGTCTTCTGCGAGGGCGCGTCCGTAACCGTGACATTGCCCGGCTGTCAAGTTCGGCGAGGTGAGGAAGAGGCAGCGGCGCAACGTCAGGGGTGCGTCAGCGGCAATTTGAGCGCACTGCGGGTAGAGTGCGATAAAGTACGCCTCCTGCCCGGACAGACGGCTGATCACCCCCCTTGGTGATCTCTTCTGCTGCCAGAGCCCTGTCCGCCGGCACTCATTTGAAGAAGCAAAGGGAGCAAGATGAGTTCATCTCACACCAATCCAAGCCTTTCCCTCCGGTCGAGCAAATTCCACCTGATTACCCTGGCGGCGCTGGGCGTGGTGTTCGGCGATATCGGAACCAGCCCGCTGTACGCATTGAAGGAATGTTTCAGTCCCGACCACGGCATTGCCTTTTCCCCGGGCGCGGTGCTGGGCATCATCTCGATGCTGTTCTGGTCCATCTCCATCGTGGTGACCATCAAGTATGTGATGTTCGTGCTGCGCGCCGACAACAATGGCGAAGGCGGCGTGCTGGCGCTGATGGCGCTGTCGCTGCGCTCGGCGCTATCGGGCTCGCCGCGCGCCAAGCTGCTGATGATGCTGGGCGTCTTCGGCGCCTGCATGTTCTATGGCGACGTGGTGATCACGCCGGCCATCTCGGTGCTCTCGGCGGTGGAAGGGCTGGAGATCGCTGCCCCCCAGACGGCCCATGCGGTCATTCCGCTCACGCTGGTGATCGTGGTGATCCTGTTCCTGATCCAGCGGCATGGCACCAGCGTGGTGGGCCGTTTCTTCGGGCCGGTGATGTTCCTGTGGTTCTTCTCGCTGGCCTTGCTGGGGCTGTACAACATCGTCAAGGCTCCCGAAGTGCTGGTGGCCATCAATCCCTACTACGCCGTGCACTTCATGGCCGAGCATTCGCTGCAGGCCTTTATCGTCCTGGGCTCGGTGGTGCTGGTGCTGACCGGGGCCGAGGCCCTGTATGCCGACATGGGCCACTTCGGCATCAAGCCGATCCGTTATGCCTGGCTCTTCACGGTCATGCCTTCGCTGCTGATCAACTACTTCGGCCAGGGCGCCAACCTGATCGCCAATCCGGATGCGATCAAGAACCCCTTCTACCTGATGATCCCCGATCCGCTGGTGCTGCCCATGGTGGTGCTGGCCACCTGCGCCACGGTGATCGCGTCGCAGGCGGTGATCTCGGGCGCCTTCTCGCTGACCAGCCAGGCCATCCTGCTGGGCTTCGTGCCGCGCATGCGCATCCTGCACACCTCGGAGGATGAGCAGGGTCAGATCTACATCCCGCTGATCAACTGGATGCTGCTGGTGGTGGTGGTGGCCGTGGTGCTGGCCTTCAAGAAATCCGACAACCTGGCAGCAGCCTATGGCGTGGCCGTGACCACCACCATGGTGATCACCACCATGCTGCTGGGCGTGGTGATGCGGCATATCTGGAAGTGGCGCATGCCGGCCGTGGTGGCCGCCATCAGCTGCTTCCTGGTGGTGGATGTGGCCTTCTTCGCGGCCAACCTGTTGAAGCTGACCGAGGGCGGCTGGTTCCCGCTGGTCATCGGTGGTGCGGCCTTCTTCCTGCTGATGACCTGGTACTCGGGCCGCATGCTGCTGCGCATGCGCATCAAGGATGACGGTATCCCCATCGAGCCCTTCATCGAAGGCCTGCTGGCCCATCCCCCGCATCGCGTGGGCGGCACCGCCGTCTTCATGACCGGCAATATCGCTACCGTGCCGGTGGCGCTGCTGCACAACCTGAAGCACAACCGCATCCTGCATGAGCGTGTGTTCTTCCTCAAGATCAGCATCTGGGACGTGCCTTACGTGGCCGACAGCGAGCGCCTCACCATGAAGGAGCTGGGCGGCGACGTCTACCTGCTGCGTGCGGCCTTCGGCTTCAAGGAAGCGCCGGAAGTGCAGAAGGTCATGACCTTGACCGAGCAACAGTTCGGCCATCACTTCGACCTGATGGATACGTCCTTCTTCCTGGCGCGCGACACCGTGGTGCCGAGCAAGCTGCTGGGCATGTCGCTGTGGCGCGAGCGCCTGTTTGCGTGGATGTACCAGAACGGCGCCAAGCCTTCGGACTTCTTCCACATCCCCGCCAACCGGGTGGTGGAGCTGGGGACCAAGGTCGAGATCTGATCGCGACGAGGCCCTCTGCCAGTCCCGCATGAGGATGCCGTCCAGCCGCGCGCTGGACGGCATTTTTCTTTTCCGCCACGATGTGCGGCAGTGCGGCGGGCATTCTGCCGGGCTTGGGGATAAGATAGCCCCATCCACATTGACAGCAGAGGCAGCCTCACGAGGGCTGGCACATCATGGTCAAGTACATCGGTACCCGCGATCTGCAGGCCTATCTGGCCACCCATCCCTTGCCCCAGGTCATCGGCGGCATGCTTGCCTACCTGCATCACGATTACCTGCGCTGGCGCGAGTTCGACAAGACCGCCCGTGTGGCCAGCCACTCGGCGCAGGGAGTGATCGAGCTCATGCCCATTTCCGATGGGCGCCTGTATTGCTTCAAGTATGTCAATGGACATCCCGCCAACACCGCCCAGGGTTTGCTGACGGTGACGGCCTTCGGCGTGCTGGCCGATGTGGCCAGCGGCTATCCGCGCCTGCTCTCGGAACTGACGCTGACGACGGCCTTGCGCACGGCGGCCACCTCGGTGCTGGCGGCGCGGCAGATGGCGCGCTCCGACAGCCGGGTCATGGCCGTCATCGGCAACGGTGCGCAGTCCGAATTCCAGATACTGGCCTTCCATCACCAGATGGGCATCGAGGTAGTGCGCCTGTACGATACCGACCCCGCCGCCACCGCCAGGCTCATGCGCAATCTGCGCGCCTGCAGCGGCCTGCAGCTGATCCCTTGCGCCAGTGCTGCCGAGGCCGTGCGCGGCGCCGATATCGTCACCACCCTTACCGCCGACAAGCGGCGCGCCTGCATCATCAGCCCGGCCATGCTGGAAGCGGGCATGCATCTCAATGCGGTGGGCGGGGATTGTCCCGGCAAGACCGAGCTGCATGCCGATGTGCTCAAGGCAGCGCGGGTGGTGGTGGAATTCGCGCCGCAATCACGCATCGAAGGGGAGGTGCAGCAGATGCCCGCGGATTTTCCCGTGACCGAACTGTGGCAGGTACTGGCGGGACACGCGCCCGGTCGCAGCAGTGCTGCGGAGGTGACGGTCTTTGATTCGGTCGGCTTTGCGCTGGAGGATTTCGCGGCGCTGCGCTATCTCGACGAGCAGGTCGATGCCCGCTTCACGCGGCAGCTCGACCTGATCCCCGCCATGGACGATCCCAAGGACCTCTACGGTCTGGCCGTCCCGGCCACCCTCTGGAAGGAGCAGGCGAACGCATGAACAAGCAAGCGATGAACAGGATCAGGATGATGGGCGCGCCCACCGACGTGGGCGCCAGCCGGCGCGGGGCATCGATGGCCCCGGCGGCCTTGCGCGTGGCCGAATTGCAGCGCGGTCTGCAGCAGCACGGGCTGGATGTCATCGATGGCGGCGACCTGGCCGGACCGGCCAATCCGCAGCAGCCGCCGGTGCAGGGATTGCGCCACCTGGAACAGGTGGTGCAATGGAACCAGACGGTCCATGAGGCCGTGGCGCAATGCCTGGCGGACGGCGAGCTGCCGCTGCTCATGGGCGGCGACCATGCGCTGGCGGTCGGTTCGATTGCCGCCGTGGCGGCGCATTGCCGCAGCCAGGGCAAGGAGCTGCGCGTCCTGTGGCTGGACGCCCACGCCGACGCCAACACCAGCCAGTCCACCCCGACCGGCAATATCCACGGCATGCCGGTGGCCTGCCTGCTGGGGGTAGGACCGGCGGCGCTGACGGCCATCGGCGGCCAGACGCCGGCCTTGCAGCCGCAGCAGATCTGCCAGGTCGGCATTCGCAGCGTCGACCGCGAAGAGAAGCGCCATCTGCGCGAACTGGGTGTGCGGGTGTTCGACATGCGCCACATCGACGAATACGGCATGCGCCAGACCATGGAAGAGGCGCTGGCCGGCGTGGGGCCGCAGACCCATCTGCATGTGAGTTTCGATGTGGATTTCCTGGACGCCGCGCTGGCCCCGGGTGTGGGTACTGCGGTGCCGGGTGGTCCCACCTACCGGGAAGCGCAGCTGTGCATGGAAATGATCGCCGACACCGGCGCGCTGGCCTCGCTGGACGTGATGGAACTCAATCCCGCCTGCGATGTGCGCAACCAGACTGCCGAACTGGTGGTGGACCTGGTGGAAAGCCTGTTCGGGAAATCCACACTGATTCGCTGAAGCCTGCAATTCGAGGTTGAAGGATTGCGGACAATGCCGGATCATTCAGGGTTTTTCCGCGTGCGGCGGGAGGGGCCAGGGCAAGCGCCGGCCATTCTCGCCAGCCAGGAACGGGTTCCCTGCGGGACCGCAGCGAAGGTGCGCACGCATCTTGCTCTCCTGCTTCATCCTCCATCAGAAAGAAGACATCATGTCCCTCAAGAAATTGTTGACCACCGCCGCCAGCGCGCTGGCCCTGTCCTGCGCCGCCGGTACTGCCCTGGCGGCTGACCAGACCTATGTGGTGGGCGCCGGCGGCACCTACCGTCCCTTCGAATTCGAAACCCCGAAGAAGGAACTGGTGGGCTTCGACATCGACCTCATCAAGGCCATCTCGCAGGCCTCCAACTTCAAGATCCAGCTGGTGAGCACCCCCTGGGAAGGCATCTTCGCTACCCTCGGCCAGGGTGATCGCGACATCATCATCTCCGGCATCACCATCACCGACAAGCGCGCCCAGATGGTGGACTTCTCGCTGCCTTACTTCCCGGCCGAGCAGGTCATCATCACCAACGCCGACGCCAAGATCACGTCGCTGTCGGACCTGAAGAAGACCCAGGTGGCCGTGGTCAATTCCACCGCCGGTGACATCGTTGTCTCCGAAGAACTGGGCAAGGCCAGCACCGCCATCCACCGCTTCGACAATACCGTGCTGATGCTGGAAGAACTGTATCGCGGCGGCGTCGATGCGGCCGTGGGGGATGTGGGCGTGATCAAGTTCTACATCAAGAGTCATCCCGAGAAGAAGTTCAAGGTGGTGGGTGACAGCAAGTTCGTGCGCCAGTACTTCGGCATCGCCGTCAAGAAGGGCAACAAGGAACTGCTGGACAAGATCAACGCCGGCCTGAAGAAGATCGTGGCCGATGGCACTTATGCCAAGATCTACAAGACCTGGTTCGACGGCGACGTGCCGACCCTGCCGCTGAAGTAAGCATGACACGCGCCACGCCGCAGCCGGCATGGCGTACTCCTGATGACGGCTGCTGGCGTATGTTGACGTATGCGGCAGCCGTTTTCCCTCCGCTGCTCTGCTCACCCCCTGACAGACTACACAATCCGTTTGAACGGACTCTCATCATGAATTCCTTCTTCCAATGGGAAATCATCGGCGAATACCTGCCCCTGTTCGTCGAAGGCACCTGGATGACCCTCAAGGCCGCGATCATCTGCGTCATCGCCGGCACCTGCTGGGGCCTGGTGCTGGGCGTCGGCCGCCTGGCCGAAGCGCGCCATGGTTTCTGGAAATATTTCCTCTGCTACTGCGTGCAGTGGCCGATCCGCTTCTATGTCAGCTTCTTGCGCGGCACGCCCTTGTTCGTGCAGATCCTGCTGATCCACTTCGCCCTCATGCCCATGCTGATCAATCCCAGCGGCGGCCTGATCCTGTCGGGCGACCTGGCGCGCGAGATCCGCTCGCACTACGGCGCGTTCGCCTCGGCGGTGCTGGCCATCACGCTCAATTCGGGCGCCTATGTGTCGGAAATCTTCCGCGCCGGCATCCAGTCCATCGATCGCGGCCAGAGCGAGGCTTCGCGTTCGCTGGGCATGAGCTACCTGGCCACCCTGCGCCGCGTGGTGTTGCCGCAGGCCTTCCGCCGCATGCTGCCGCCGCTGGGCAACAATGCGATTGCCATCGTCAAGGATTCCTCGCTGGCCTCGGCCATCGGGCTGGCCGAACTGGCCTATGCGGCGCGCACGGTCTCTGGCGCCTATGCGCGCTACTGGGAACCTTACCTCACCATCTCGGTGATCTATTGGCTCATCACGCTGGCGCTGTCGGCGCTGGTGCGCCATCTGGAAGCGCGTTACGGCAAGGGAGATGCACGATGAGCACGATGATCAAGGTCAACCAACTCCAGAAACGCTTCGGCCAGGCCCACATCCTGCGCGGCATCGATTGCGAGATCCGCGCCCGCGAAGTGGTGTGCGTGATCGGCCCCTCGGGCTCGGGCAAGAGCACGTTCCTGCGTTGTCTCAATGGCCTGGAAGAAGTCAGCGACGGCGACATCTTCATCGAAGGCGTCAAGCTCAATGACCCCAAGGTCAACCTCAATGCCTTGCGCGCCGAGCTGGGCATGGTGTTCCAGCGCTTCAACCTGTTCCCGCACATGACGGTGCTGGAAAACCTGATCATGGCGCCCATGCAGGTCAAGAAGCTGTCCCGCCGCGAGGCCGTGCTGGTGGCCGAGAAGCTGTTGCAGAAGGTGGGCCTGCTGGACAAGATCGACGCCTTCCCCAACCAGCTCTCGGGCGGCCAGCAGCAGCGTGTGGCCATTGCGCGGGCGCTGGCGATGGAACCCAAGGTGATGCTGTTCGATGAACCGACCTCGGCGCTGGATCCGGAACTGGTCGGTGAGGTGCTCACCGTCATGAAGCAGTTGGCTGAAGAAGGCATGACCATGGTGGTGGTCACGCACGAGATGGGCTTTGCCCGCGAGGTGTCGGACCGCGTCTTGTTCATCGACCAGGGCGTCATCATGGAAGAAGGGCCGCCGCAGCAGGTGCTGGGGGACCCGCATCATGAACGCACGCGCGATTTCCTGCGCAAGGTGCTGTAAGCGTCAGCGCCGATGAGAAACGCCGGGATCACTCCCGGCGTTTTTCATGGTGCTTGCGGCTCAGTGGTGCGTACCCAGCACGATGGTCCCGGCCACGATCACCACGCCCGACAGTACGCGCCGCAGCGTGAGCCGTTCTCCCAGGAACAGCGCGCCGATCAGCAGGGCAAACAGCACCGAGGTTTCCCGCAGGGCCGAGACCATGCCCATGGGCGCCAGCGTCACGGCCCAGATCACGATCCCGTAGGCCAGCAGCGACATCACGCCCCCGCCCAGTCCGGTCCAGGTCTCGCGCCTTCCCAGCGCGATCGGCCAGCGGCCATGCCGGCGCTGGTAGATCACGGCCAGCGCAATGCTGTCCAGCACGAACAGCCAGCCGGCATAGCTCATGGCGTCGCCCGCCAGGCGCGCTCCGATGCCATCGGTGATGGTGTAGGCGGCTATGAAGGCGCCGGTGGCGAAGGCGGCCAGCGGCCCGGCAAGATGTTCACGACTGCGCATGGCGCGCAGGTCGGCCAGGCTGACGATGCCCAGCGAGACCAGCAGGATGCCGATGACCGTGTACAGTCCCAGCTGCTCGCCGGCGAACACGGCCGCACCCAGCGCCACCAGCAGCGGCGAGGAACCGCGCGCAATCGGATAGGACTGGCCGAAGTCGCCAATCCGGTAGGCACGGATCAGGAACAGGTTGTAGCCGGTGTGCAGCAGGCCGGAGAGGATGATGTAGAACCAGCTGGCCGGTTCCGGCCAGGGCCGCCACAGGATCAGCGGGATCGCGCCGATGCCCGCACCCAGGGTCATCAGCGCCAGCGAGGCCAGGCGGTCATGGCTGCTCTTGAGCAGTGCATTCCAGGACGCGTGCAGCAGGGCTGCCGCCAGCACCAGGGCGATGACAGCGATGTTCATGCGGTGCGCACCGCATCCAGATCGGCCTGGCAACGCCAGAGCGCGTGACCGGAGGCCAGGTACTTGCGTTCGAACGGAGTGATGGGGCGCTCGGGCCTCCACGCTTCGGCCTGGATGCGCTGTCCGCTCAGCTGGCTCAGGGCGGCAGCGAATTCCTCGACATAGATGCGCCAGTTGCTGCGGCACTCGATCTGGCCGCCCAGCGCGACGATGGCGGGAAAGACCGCGTGACCCTGCCAGCGCCGCGCCAGGTGGCCGATCTTGGGCCAGGGATTGGGATAGAGCAGGTAATGCCGGGCTGGACGTACGCCCGCCTGCAAGGCCAGCCGCCAGTAATCGACCAGGTCGGCGCGCACGAAGCAGAGGTTCGCTGGTTCCGGGCCATCCCAATGGGTATGGCGCGCCAGCCGGTCGGCGGACTGGTCGATACCGATGACGAAGTGATCCGGATGCTGGCTCGCCAGGTGCAAGGTGGACAATCCGACGCCGCAGCCGGTGTCCAGGATCAGCGGCGCCTGGCCGGCCACGCGCCAGGCGTCCATGCTGGCCTCGAAGGCGCGCAGGTTGTAGTCAGCGACGGGCTTCCTGAAAGGATGGGCGGCGTGGCGCGCTACCAGGCTGGCCAGCTGTTCATGCACGCCGGTCTGGGCGCTGCTGATGGGAGACGAATTCACGGAGCGGAGAATGGACGGCAAACCGCCATTTTAACGGACGATGCCGACAGTTCGCCGTCCTGCTGCTGATGCCAAAAAAAAACGCCGCGCTGGGTGCGCGGCGTGTCTGACGAAGACGTGCAGGCATGTCAATGCAGCGTCATCGGATGGCGCATCATCACATCGTAGCGGCTCAGGAAGTTGTCGATGTCTTCCATGGTGGGCTCGGAGGCAATCAGTTCCTGGACATCCTTGCGGAACAGCTCGGCGGCCGGGCCGTCGATGTAGATCTCGCGCTGACCGGACTTGTCCATGATCTCGTAGCCACCGAAACGCAGGGCTTCGTGATCGGTATCGGCACCGAATTCGACGACGCTATACTGCTCGCTGTTGTAGATCAGGTTCATAGTGACTCCTTATGCTGGAATACTGCTTCGAAAAGGAAGTGGCGCCTTCACCAAGAATTTCAAGACCCTGAAGGGCCGCGCCGCATGTGCATCTCTGCTACCTCGATACAGCTCCCGCTTTGAACGCCCACGTGGCGGGCGCCCCTGATACTGGTTACGGCAGGGCCGGACGGAACTTTTGGGCGGCCTGCCATTTCCTTTGCTGCCATGTCACCTGCCAAGAGTAGATGAAATCCTTTCCTGGAAGTTCATCGACCCGCGCCGGCCAGGCTGCGCATTGCAGCAGGGCAAGCCGGTATGTGTCCAGAATGCCGCGATGGGCGGCGGATGACTATCAGGAAATTTCTGACGGATGACGTGCAGGCCAAAAACAAACGGGACCGTGAAGGTCCCGTTTGTTTTTGTGAGCTTGCTGTCGCGCTCAGTGGCGCTCAGTGATTCTTGCGCGCCAGCTTGCCCGGTTCCACGCCGAGCTGCTTGAGCTTGCGGTAGAGGTGGGTGCGTTCCAGGCCGGTACGTTCGGCCACGCGGGTCATGCTGCCGTTTTCGCGCACCAGGTGGTACTCGAAATAGGCGCGCTCGAAGGCGTCGCGCGCTTCCCGCAGCGGCAGGTCGAAGGAGATGTTGGCGGCATTGTCGGCGACCTGGCCGAAGGGCGTGCTGGCCGTCGTCCCATGGTGTAACGGTTCGCCGCCCAGGGCCGGCGCATAGGCCGCCACCGGGGCCGCGTGTTCAGGGGTATGCAGACCGTCGGCGGCGCCGTTGACCACGGCGGCCACGGGCGCCGGCCGGTAGCCGGCCGGGCGCACCGCTTCGCGGCTGTGCGACAGGCCTTGCTGCACGGCCTTGAGCAGCTTCTGCAGGGCGATCGGCTTTTCCAGGAAATTGAGTGCGCCGATGCGGGTGGCTTCGACGGCGGTGTCGATGGTGGCGTGGCCGGACATCATGATGACCGGCATGGTCAACAGGCCATCGCGCTGCCACTCCTTCAACAGCGTCACGCCGTCGGTGTCGGGCATCCAGATATCGAGCAGCACGAGGTCGGGGACGCCGGCCTGGCGAAGCTCACGTGCCTGCTGCGCGTTTTCCGCAGTGGTCACGACATGTCCCTCATCGCCCAGAATTTCTGAGAGCAATTCGCGGATACCCATTTCGTCATCGACGACCAGGATGTTAGCCATGTGCTGCTTTCCTCGCTGCTAGTTCATTGTCCAAGTGTTCGATCCCTTCCGGCCGGTCTGCCCGATGCTGTGAGCGCCTGGATGAACTGCCGGTTCCCCCGCCTAGTGCCTTCGAATCTTGAGTCGTGTCGCATTTATTCAACAGATGCTAACTTTACCAGCAAAATTACAATTTTTGCGCCTCTCCCATCGGTACGGTTCTGGATATCGATGCGGCCACCATGTTCTTCGACGATTTTCTTCACCATCGCCAGTCCCAGACCGGTCCCTTTGCTCTTGGACGTGACATAGGGTTCGAAGGCGCGCGCCAGGATCTTGGCCGAAAAACCAGGGCCATTGTCCATGATCGACAGGCGCACCGCCGGCTGGCGCTGGCCATCGGCGCCGGCAATGTCGATCTGTTCGGTCAGCACGTCGATGCGCGGCGCCACCTCGCCTTCGTCGGCGACGGCGTCCTGGGCATTCTGCAGCAGGTTGTGGATGACCTGGCGCAACTGGGTGGCGTCGCCCATGACCTTGGCCATGGAGGGCGCCAGGCGGGCGTGGATGGCGTCGCGGCCGTCGCCGGCCAGGTAGAGGTTGAGGATTTCCTCGATCAGTGCATTGAGGTCCAGCGCGACCGGCTTGGCCGGCGGCGTGCGGGCGTAGTCGCGGAAATCGTCCACCATGCGCTTCATGGCCGTGACCTGGTTGACGATGGTGGTGGTGCCTTTGTCCAGGATGGCGGCGTCGGCCGGCATGAGCTTGTCCGACAGGCGATGCTGCAGGCGTTCGGCCGAGAGCTGGATGGGCGTGAGCGGGTTCTTGATCTCGTGCGCCAGGCGGCGCGCCACTTCGCCCCAGGCAATGGAGCGCTGGGCCGAGATGACGTTGCTGATGTCATCGAACACCACCACATAGCCCACGCCGTTTTCCACCGGCAGGTGCGAGCCGCGCGCCAGCAGGGTCAGCTTGTCGTGGTCAGGCTTGCCGCCTTGCTCGTCGTCGCTGTCGAGCATCGCGCCGGGCTGGCGCGAGAGTTCGAACTGGCGCTGCCAGTGCAGCCCGTCCGGGGTGGAATCGCTGCTGTGCTGGGCCAGTTGTTCGGAGAAGGCGCGGATGACCGCCTGGGCGAACGGCGCCTGCGCCTCGATGGTCTGCAGCGGCGTGCCGATATCGGCCGAGAAGTCGTGGCCCAGGATGCGGCGCACCGAGTCGTTGGCGCTGAGGATGTTGAATTGGCCATCCAGCACCATCACCCCGGCTGACATATTGGCCAGCACGGACTCCAGGTAGGCCTTGGCGTTTTCCAGCTCGGCCCGGTTCTTTTCCACCGAGGTGCGCGCCTCCAGCAGCTGGCGCGTCATGATGTTGAAGGACTGGGTCAGCGTGCCCAGTTCATCGGAGGTGCTCACGATGGGCCGGGGCGAGAGATTGCCTTCGGCCACCGCCTTGGTCCCTTCGGCCAGCAGCAGCAGCGGCTTGGCCAGGTCGCTGGCGATCAGGAAGGCGC is drawn from Herbaspirillum seropedicae and contains these coding sequences:
- a CDS encoding ABC transporter ATP-binding protein — protein: MHVSTHEITSLAAQDLPAPLLQVDRVSLQYRSATAVVQATHEVSFDVYPADRFVLLGPSGCGKSSLLKSVAGFLPPAAGEIRLDGQVLHQPGPDRIVVFQEFDQLPPWKTVLQNVMFPLLASRTLGKRDAAERARHYLDKVGLARFADAYPHTLSGGMKARVAIARALAMQPKMLLMDEPFAALDALTRRKMQEELLALWDEVRFTLLFVTHSIEEALVVGNRILLLSPHPGRVRAEINSHQYDLSSLGGVGFQQTAQRIHRLLFDEGGPSDAASAAAPTLNFSDVRFSY
- a CDS encoding ABC transporter substrate-binding protein, translated to MTLFPSFKERLRRLLTATLALSLLGAPLMARAEGQLRIAEQFGIVYLLLNVAQDQQLIEKHGKAAGVDIKVEWLKLSGGSAINDALLSGSVDIAGAGVGPLLTIWDRTYGRQNVRGAASLGNFPYYLVSNNPKVKTIADFSDKDRIALPAVGVSVQSRVLQLASAKLWGDAQYNRLDKISIAVPHPDATAAIISGGTEITGHFGNPPFQEQELAGNPNAHIVLKSYDVLGGPSSATVLYATEKFRKDNPKTYRAFLDALEETASFIRANPDKAADIYLKVNKGNTDRKLLLQIIKNPEVQFKIAPQNTYGLAEFMHRVGAIKNKPASVKDYFFDDPHVQGGS
- the rocF gene encoding arginase; protein product: MNRIRMMGAPTDVGASRRGASMAPAALRVAELQRGLQQHGLDVIDGGDLAGPANPQQPPVQGLRHLEQVVQWNQTVHEAVAQCLADGELPLLMGGDHALAVGSIAAVAAHCRSQGKELRVLWLDAHADANTSQSTPTGNIHGMPVACLLGVGPAALTAIGGQTPALQPQQICQVGIRSVDREEKRHLRELGVRVFDMRHIDEYGMRQTMEEALAGVGPQTHLHVSFDVDFLDAALAPGVGTAVPGGPTYREAQLCMEMIADTGALASLDVMELNPACDVRNQTAELVVDLVESLFGKSTLIR
- a CDS encoding ornithine cyclodeaminase: MVKYIGTRDLQAYLATHPLPQVIGGMLAYLHHDYLRWREFDKTARVASHSAQGVIELMPISDGRLYCFKYVNGHPANTAQGLLTVTAFGVLADVASGYPRLLSELTLTTALRTAATSVLAARQMARSDSRVMAVIGNGAQSEFQILAFHHQMGIEVVRLYDTDPAATARLMRNLRACSGLQLIPCASAAEAVRGADIVTTLTADKRRACIISPAMLEAGMHLNAVGGDCPGKTELHADVLKAARVVVEFAPQSRIEGEVQQMPADFPVTELWQVLAGHAPGRSSAAEVTVFDSVGFALEDFAALRYLDEQVDARFTRQLDLIPAMDDPKDLYGLAVPATLWKEQANA
- a CDS encoding potassium transporter Kup; translation: MSSSHTNPSLSLRSSKFHLITLAALGVVFGDIGTSPLYALKECFSPDHGIAFSPGAVLGIISMLFWSISIVVTIKYVMFVLRADNNGEGGVLALMALSLRSALSGSPRAKLLMMLGVFGACMFYGDVVITPAISVLSAVEGLEIAAPQTAHAVIPLTLVIVVILFLIQRHGTSVVGRFFGPVMFLWFFSLALLGLYNIVKAPEVLVAINPYYAVHFMAEHSLQAFIVLGSVVLVLTGAEALYADMGHFGIKPIRYAWLFTVMPSLLINYFGQGANLIANPDAIKNPFYLMIPDPLVLPMVVLATCATVIASQAVISGAFSLTSQAILLGFVPRMRILHTSEDEQGQIYIPLINWMLLVVVVAVVLAFKKSDNLAAAYGVAVTTTMVITTMLLGVVMRHIWKWRMPAVVAAISCFLVVDVAFFAANLLKLTEGGWFPLVIGGAAFFLLMTWYSGRMLLRMRIKDDGIPIEPFIEGLLAHPPHRVGGTAVFMTGNIATVPVALLHNLKHNRILHERVFFLKISIWDVPYVADSERLTMKELGGDVYLLRAAFGFKEAPEVQKVMTLTEQQFGHHFDLMDTSFFLARDTVVPSKLLGMSLWRERLFAWMYQNGAKPSDFFHIPANRVVELGTKVEI